One segment of Danio aesculapii chromosome 3, fDanAes4.1, whole genome shotgun sequence DNA contains the following:
- the LOC130216701 gene encoding zinc finger protein 239-like: CTQCGKSLSNKDSLKVHMRIHTGEKPFTCSQCGKSFRDSSNLNKHMKIHTGEKTHACDQCGKSFLLASELKVHLRVHAKEKPSCSVCGKSFAHQRNLRKHQKIHTGVREYVCFECEKTFITAGNLKQHQMIHTGAKPYMCSHCDKRFRQLEGQKTHERIHTGEKPYMCSHCDKRFRQLGGLKKT; encoded by the coding sequence tgcactcagtgtggaaagagtctgtCAAACAAAGACAGTCTTAAggtccacatgaggattcacactggagagaaaccattcacatgctctcagtgtgggaagagtttcagagactcatcaaaccttaataaacacatgaagatccacactggagagaaaacacacgcATGTGATCAATGCGGAAAATCATTTCTGTTGGCTTCAGAGCTGAAGGTTCATCTTAGAGTTCATGCAAAGGAGAAGCCTTCATGCTctgtgtgtggaaagagttttgcgcATCAAAGAAATTTAAGAAAACATCAGAAGATTCATACTGGTGTGAGAGAGTATGTGTGCTTTGAGTgcgagaagacttttattacagctggaAACTTAAAACAACAccagatgattcacactggagcgAAACCTTAcatgtgttcacactgcgacaagagattcagacaGTTAGAAGGCcagaaaacacatgagaggattcacactggagagaaaccatacatgtgttcacactgcgacaagagattcagacaGTTAGGAGGCCTAAAAaaaacatga
- the LOC130220687 gene encoding zinc finger protein 239-like produces the protein MEETQHHVKTRETHLLKREDRKCVTCTQCGKSLANKNSLRNHMRIHAEERPFTCTQCGMSFKYSSALNKHMLIHTGEKPHTCSQCGKSFRHSSTLNKHMLIHTGEKTHKCDQCSKTFLRRSELKVHLRVHTKERPYSCSVCGNSFTHQDSLRRHEKIHTGVREYMCFECKKTFRTAAKLKIHERIHTGEKPYMCSHCNKRFSRSGSLKTHERIHTGEKPYKCVYCNKRFSHSGHLKKHERIHTGEKPYKCSHCNKRFSCSGHLQLHQRIHTGEKPYMCSHCEKRFIQSVHLKSHERIHTRKKPPT, from the coding sequence ATGGAGGAGACACAGCATCATGTCAAAACAAGAGAAACTCACTTGCTGAAAAGAGAAGACAGAAAATGTGTCACCTGCAcccagtgtggaaagagtctggCAAACAAAAACAGTCTCAGgaatcacatgaggatccacgCTGAAGAGAgaccattcacatgtactcagtgtgggatgagtttcaaaTACTCCTCagcccttaataaacacatgttgatccacactggagagaaaccacacacatgttctcagtgtgggaagagtttcagacactCATCaacccttaataaacacatgttgatccacactggagagaaaacacacaagtgtgatcaatgcagcaaaacatttttgaggcGTTCAGAGCTGAAGGTTCATCTTAGAGTTCACACAAAGGAGAGGCCTTATTCATGCTCTGTGTGTGGAAACAGTTTCACACATCAAGATAGTTTAAGAAGACatgagaagatccacactggtgtgagagagtacATGTGCTTTGAGTGTAAGAAGACTTTTCGTACGGCTGCAAAATTGAAAAttcatgagaggattcacactggagagaaaccttacatgtgttcacactgcaacaagaGGTTCAGTCGTTCAGGAAGCCtaaaaacacatgagaggattcacactggagagaaaccatacaagTGTGTATACTGCAACAAGAGATTCAGTCATTCAGGACATCTAAAaaaacatgagaggattcacactggcgAGAAAccatacaagtgttcacactgcaacaagaGATTCAGTTGTTCAGGACATCTCCAActacaccagaggattcacactggagagaaaccttacatgtGTTCACACTGCGAAAAGAGATTCATTCAGTCAGTACATCTTAAatcacatgagaggattcacactagAAAGAAACCTCCCACATGA
- the LOC130220688 gene encoding zinc finger protein 501-like isoform X1, with product MLSSMWTRFTSSVLGKGGKDCSNNSTTGLMEETRNHVKPRQTQSLKRKNKKCVTCTQCGKSLANTENLKVHMLIHTGEKPFTCSLCGRSFRDSSNLNRHMLIHTGEKTYKCDQCSKTFWISSGLKSHLRVHTKEQPYSCSVCGKSFTLQDSLRKHEKIHTGVREYMCFECEKTFRTAEHLKIHERTHTGEKPYMCSHCNKRFSDSGHLKRHERTHTGEKPYKCSHCDKRFGNSGLLKRHEMIHTGEKPYKCSHCNKRFSNSAHLKRHEMIHTGEKPYKCSHCDKRFGNSGLLKRHERIHTGEKP from the exons A TGCTAAGTTCAATGTGGACCAGGTTTACATCTTCAGTTCTGGGAAAAGGCGGAAAAGACTGCTCAAACAATAGTACAACAG gcTTAATGGAGGAGACGCGCAACCATGTCAAACCGAGACAAACTCAATCACtgaagagaaaaaacaaaaaatgtgtcacctgcactcagtgtggaaagagtctggCAAACACAGAGAATCTCAAGGTCCACAtgttgatccacactggagagaaaccattcacatgctctctgtgtgggaggagtttcagagactcatcaaaccttaatagACACAtgttgatccacactggagagaaaacataCAAGTGTGATcagtgcagcaaaacattttggaTTTCTTCAGGGCTGAAGAGCCATCTTAGAGTTCACACAAAGGAACAGCCTTATTCCTGCTCTgtttgtggaaagagtttcacacTTCAAGATAGTTTAAGAAAACatgagaagatccacactggCGTGAGAGAGTacatgtgctttgagtgtgagaagaccttTCGTACGGCTGAACATTTGAAAATACATGAGagaacacacactggagagaaaccttacatgtgttcacactgcaacaagaGATTCAGTGATTCAGGACATCTAAAAAGAcatgagaggactcacactggagagaaaccttacaaatgttcacactgcgacaagagattcggTAATTCAGGACTTCTAAAAAGAcatgagatgattcacactggagagaaaccttacaagtgttcacactgcaacaagaGATTCAGTAATTCAGCACATCTAAAAAGAcatgagatgattcacactggagagaaaccttacaaatgttcacactgcgacaagagattcggTAATTCAGGACTTCTAAAAAGACAtgagagaattcacactggagagaaaccctag
- the LOC130220688 gene encoding gastrula zinc finger protein XlCGF71.1-like isoform X2, translating into MEETRNHVKPRQTQSLKRKNKKCVTCTQCGKSLANTENLKVHMLIHTGEKPFTCSLCGRSFRDSSNLNRHMLIHTGEKTYKCDQCSKTFWISSGLKSHLRVHTKEQPYSCSVCGKSFTLQDSLRKHEKIHTGVREYMCFECEKTFRTAEHLKIHERTHTGEKPYMCSHCNKRFSDSGHLKRHERTHTGEKPYKCSHCDKRFGNSGLLKRHEMIHTGEKPYKCSHCNKRFSNSAHLKRHEMIHTGEKPYKCSHCDKRFGNSGLLKRHERIHTGEKP; encoded by the coding sequence ATGGAGGAGACGCGCAACCATGTCAAACCGAGACAAACTCAATCACtgaagagaaaaaacaaaaaatgtgtcacctgcactcagtgtggaaagagtctggCAAACACAGAGAATCTCAAGGTCCACAtgttgatccacactggagagaaaccattcacatgctctctgtgtgggaggagtttcagagactcatcaaaccttaatagACACAtgttgatccacactggagagaaaacataCAAGTGTGATcagtgcagcaaaacattttggaTTTCTTCAGGGCTGAAGAGCCATCTTAGAGTTCACACAAAGGAACAGCCTTATTCCTGCTCTgtttgtggaaagagtttcacacTTCAAGATAGTTTAAGAAAACatgagaagatccacactggCGTGAGAGAGTacatgtgctttgagtgtgagaagaccttTCGTACGGCTGAACATTTGAAAATACATGAGagaacacacactggagagaaaccttacatgtgttcacactgcaacaagaGATTCAGTGATTCAGGACATCTAAAAAGAcatgagaggactcacactggagagaaaccttacaaatgttcacactgcgacaagagattcggTAATTCAGGACTTCTAAAAAGAcatgagatgattcacactggagagaaaccttacaagtgttcacactgcaacaagaGATTCAGTAATTCAGCACATCTAAAAAGAcatgagatgattcacactggagagaaaccttacaaatgttcacactgcgacaagagattcggTAATTCAGGACTTCTAAAAAGACAtgagagaattcacactggagagaaaccctag